Proteins encoded in a region of the Pseudomonas viciae genome:
- a CDS encoding amino acid ABC transporter ATP-binding protein, with amino-acid sequence MISIKNINKWYGDFQVLTNCSTEVSKGEVVVVCGPSGSGKSTLIKCVNALEPFQKGDIVVDGTSIADPKTNLPKLRSRVGMVFQHFELFPHLTITENLTIAQIKVLGRSKEEATKKGLQLLERVGLSAHAHKHPGQLSGGQQQRVAIARALAMDPVVMLFDEPTSALDPEMVNEVLDVMVQLAHEGMTMMCVTHEMGFARKVANRVIFMDQGQIIEDCKKEEFFGDISARSERAQHFLEKILQH; translated from the coding sequence ATGATCTCTATCAAGAACATCAACAAGTGGTATGGGGACTTCCAGGTACTGACCAATTGCAGCACCGAGGTCAGCAAGGGTGAGGTTGTGGTGGTGTGCGGCCCTTCGGGTTCGGGCAAATCCACGCTGATCAAGTGCGTGAACGCCCTGGAACCGTTCCAGAAAGGCGACATCGTGGTCGACGGCACGTCCATCGCCGACCCGAAGACCAACCTGCCGAAACTGCGTTCGCGCGTGGGCATGGTGTTCCAGCATTTCGAACTGTTCCCGCACCTGACCATCACCGAAAACCTGACCATCGCGCAGATCAAGGTGTTGGGCCGCAGCAAGGAAGAGGCCACCAAGAAAGGCCTGCAATTGCTTGAGCGGGTCGGTCTGTCGGCCCATGCCCACAAACACCCGGGCCAACTGTCTGGCGGCCAGCAGCAGCGCGTGGCGATCGCCCGTGCCCTGGCGATGGATCCGGTGGTGATGTTGTTCGATGAACCGACCTCGGCCCTTGACCCGGAAATGGTCAACGAAGTGCTCGACGTGATGGTGCAACTGGCCCACGAAGGCATGACCATGATGTGCGTGACCCACGAAATGGGCTTCGCCCGCAAAGTGGCGAACCGGGTGATCTTCATGGACCAGGGGCAGATCATCGAAGACTGCAAGAAGGAAGAGTTCTTCGGCGACATCAGCGCCCGCTCCGAACGTGCGCAGCATTTCCTTGAGAAAATCCTGCAGCACTAA
- a CDS encoding sigma-54-dependent transcriptional regulator: MNNDLSVLIVEDDPHVLLGCQQALTLEDIPCVGVGSAEEALERVGDDFAGIVISDIRLPGIDGLELLTRLKARDRSLPVVLITGHGDISMAVGAMQKGAYDFMEKPFSPERLVDVARRALEQRSLAREVSSLRRQLAERDTLEGRIIGRSPAMQHLRALIANVADTSANVLIEGETGTGKELVARCLHDFSRRHEKQFVALNCGGLPENLFESEIFGHEANAFTGAGKRRIGKIEHADGGTLFLDEVESMPLPLQIKLLRVLQERTLERLGSNQSVAVDCRVIAATKSDLDEMGRVGQFRSDLYYRLNVVTLELPPLRERREDILQLFKHFLQQSSLRFDRTVPELDNQTLSNLMSHDWPGNVRELRNVAERYALGLPAFKKSGASSGNQSLAFAEAVEAFERNLLVDALQRSGGNLTQASLELGMAKTTLFDKVKKYGLSH, translated from the coding sequence ATGAACAACGACCTGAGCGTACTGATCGTCGAAGACGACCCCCATGTCCTGCTGGGCTGCCAGCAGGCGCTGACCCTGGAAGACATTCCCTGCGTCGGCGTGGGCAGCGCCGAAGAAGCCCTGGAGCGGGTCGGCGATGACTTTGCCGGCATCGTCATCAGCGATATTCGCCTGCCAGGCATCGATGGCCTGGAGCTACTGACACGCCTCAAGGCACGGGACCGCAGCCTGCCGGTGGTGTTGATCACCGGGCATGGCGACATCTCCATGGCGGTCGGCGCCATGCAAAAAGGCGCCTACGACTTCATGGAGAAACCCTTCTCCCCGGAACGTCTGGTGGACGTCGCCCGCCGCGCCCTGGAACAGCGCAGCCTGGCCCGTGAGGTCTCCTCCTTGCGCCGGCAACTGGCCGAGCGCGATACCCTGGAAGGCCGGATCATTGGCCGTTCACCGGCCATGCAGCACCTGCGAGCGCTGATCGCCAACGTCGCCGATACCTCGGCCAACGTGCTGATCGAAGGCGAAACCGGCACCGGCAAGGAATTGGTCGCCCGCTGCCTGCATGACTTCAGCCGCCGCCACGAAAAACAATTCGTCGCGCTGAATTGCGGCGGCCTGCCGGAGAACCTGTTCGAAAGCGAGATTTTCGGCCACGAGGCCAACGCCTTTACCGGCGCCGGCAAACGTCGGATCGGCAAGATCGAACACGCCGACGGCGGCACGCTGTTTCTCGATGAAGTGGAAAGCATGCCCCTGCCCTTGCAGATCAAACTGCTGCGGGTGTTGCAGGAACGCACTCTCGAACGCCTGGGCTCAAACCAGAGCGTCGCGGTGGATTGCCGGGTGATTGCCGCCACCAAGTCCGACCTGGACGAAATGGGCCGGGTTGGGCAGTTTCGCAGCGACTTGTATTACCGCCTCAACGTGGTGACCCTGGAACTGCCCCCCCTGCGCGAACGACGCGAAGACATCCTGCAATTGTTCAAGCACTTTCTCCAGCAATCGTCCCTGCGCTTCGACCGTACGGTGCCGGAGCTGGATAACCAGACGCTGTCGAACCTGATGAGCCACGACTGGCCGGGTAACGTGCGCGAACTGCGCAACGTCGCCGAGCGCTACGCCCTCGGTTTACCCGCCTTCAAGAAGTCCGGAGCCAGCAGCGGCAACCAGAGCCTGGCCTTTGCCGAAGCAGTAGAAGCTTTCGAGCGCAATTTGTTGGTGGACGCGCTGCAACGCAGCGGTGGCAACCTGACCCAGGCCAGCCTGGAATTGGGCATGGCCAAGACCACGCTGTTCGACAAAGTCAAAAAGTATGGCCTGAGCCATTAA
- a CDS encoding sensor histidine kinase: MKCDPTLYRAAPPSLAVKPRLIRHLFLPPLVIALMIGLGYLGFWISEHYGVRGLAENGERQLELHARAVESEISKYTYLPSLLELESSVSQLLDDPTPEHRKTVNEYLEGLNRRSRSRAIYVMDTTGRVMATSNWRDVDSYLGEDLSFRAYFQNAVRGQPGRFYGIGSTNGEPGYYLAHGLEQQGKIIGVAVVKVRLEALEERWQRARLEAFVSDENGIIILSSDPARRLKSVRPLSDETKERLARSLQYYWFPLNELVPLARERLAEGMEKLTFPANTELVSDERAISYLSQTRPLSDTPWNFTLLTPLEDLRRQAINQGILVAVAFALVAFLLIAWNERRKVIATRLAAREALQQANNQLERRITERTTDLRASNERLKGQIRERRQAEETLRRAQDELVQAGKLAAIGQMSTSIAHELNQPLAALRTLSGNTVRFMERGQLDIASANLKTINDLIDRMGRITASLRSFARRGDDQGQASLGKGVEAALQLLGARLESLNIQIHSSFDDVQVQIDQTRLEQILVNLIGNALDAMQTQPEPHLWLEGQAGDGKYRLRVRDNGHGIDPEARKHLFEPFFTTKPGEQGLGLGLTLSASLAAATGGYLGVEHPVEGNGTTFVLSLPLVSLLPAEPL, translated from the coding sequence ATGAAATGCGACCCCACCCTCTATCGCGCCGCGCCGCCATCACTTGCCGTGAAACCTCGCCTGATCCGCCATCTGTTCCTGCCGCCGCTGGTCATCGCCCTGATGATCGGCCTGGGTTATCTCGGCTTCTGGATCAGCGAGCACTACGGCGTTCGCGGCCTCGCCGAGAACGGCGAGCGCCAGTTGGAGCTGCACGCCCGCGCGGTGGAGAGCGAGATCAGCAAGTACACCTACCTGCCCAGCCTGCTGGAGCTTGAGTCCAGTGTTTCGCAATTGCTCGACGACCCGACGCCCGAACATCGCAAAACCGTCAACGAATACCTCGAAGGCCTGAACCGGCGCAGCCGCAGCCGGGCCATCTATGTCATGGACACCACCGGCCGGGTCATGGCCACCAGTAACTGGCGCGACGTCGACAGTTACCTGGGAGAAGACCTGTCCTTCCGCGCCTATTTCCAGAACGCCGTGCGCGGCCAGCCGGGGCGCTTCTACGGCATCGGCAGCACCAACGGCGAGCCCGGCTATTACCTGGCCCATGGCTTGGAACAACAGGGCAAGATCATCGGCGTCGCCGTGGTCAAGGTGCGCCTCGAAGCCTTGGAAGAACGCTGGCAGCGCGCGCGCCTGGAAGCGTTCGTCAGTGACGAGAACGGCATCATCATCTTGTCCAGCGACCCGGCGCGGCGGCTCAAGTCCGTGCGCCCGCTCAGTGATGAGACCAAGGAGCGCCTGGCCCGCAGCCTGCAGTACTACTGGTTTCCGCTGAACGAACTGGTGCCCCTGGCCAGGGAACGACTGGCCGAAGGCATGGAGAAGCTGACCTTCCCGGCCAACACCGAACTGGTGTCCGACGAACGCGCCATCAGCTACTTGTCCCAGACCCGGCCCCTGAGTGACACGCCGTGGAATTTCACCCTGCTGACCCCGCTTGAAGACCTGCGTCGCCAGGCGATCAACCAGGGCATCCTGGTGGCGGTGGCGTTCGCCCTGGTGGCGTTCCTGCTGATTGCCTGGAACGAACGGCGCAAGGTCATTGCTACCCGCCTCGCCGCCCGGGAAGCCTTGCAACAAGCCAACAATCAGCTCGAGCGTCGGATTACCGAACGCACCACCGACCTGCGGGCCAGCAACGAACGCCTCAAGGGCCAGATCCGCGAGCGGCGACAGGCCGAAGAGACCTTGCGCCGGGCCCAGGACGAACTGGTGCAGGCCGGTAAACTGGCGGCCATCGGCCAGATGTCCACCAGCATCGCCCACGAACTCAACCAGCCGCTGGCGGCACTGCGCACCTTGTCCGGCAATACCGTGCGCTTCATGGAACGCGGTCAATTGGATATCGCCAGCGCCAACCTCAAGACCATCAACGATTTGATCGACCGCATGGGCCGCATCACCGCCAGCCTGCGCTCCTTTGCCCGGCGCGGGGACGACCAGGGCCAGGCCAGCCTCGGCAAGGGCGTCGAGGCCGCGCTGCAACTGCTCGGCGCACGCCTGGAAAGCTTGAACATCCAGATCCATTCCAGTTTCGACGACGTCCAGGTGCAAATCGACCAGACGCGCCTGGAGCAGATCCTGGTGAACCTGATCGGCAACGCCCTGGACGCCATGCAGACCCAACCCGAGCCGCATCTGTGGCTCGAAGGCCAGGCCGGCGACGGCAAATATCGCCTGCGCGTGCGCGATAACGGCCACGGCATCGATCCAGAAGCACGCAAGCATCTGTTCGAACCCTTCTTCACCACCAAACCCGGCGAACAAGGCCTGGGTCTGGGCCTGACGCTCTCCGCCAGCCTGGCCGCCGCCACGGGTGGCTACCTGGGCGTCGAGCACCCGGTCGAGGGCAATGGAACCACGTTTGTCCTCAGTTTACCGTTGGTAAGCCTTTTACCTGCCGAGCCGCTATGA
- a CDS encoding NAD(P)-dependent oxidoreductase translates to MSKIAIIGATGRAGSQLLEEALRRGHSVTAIARNTAKIGERAGVVCQQLDVLDSEALIAAVTGHDVVISAAHFASVPADKLIAPLKAAGVKRLLVVGGAGSLLLPDNSRVIDSEGFPEEYLAEASAGALFLDVLRKEQDLDWTFLSPSAEFVETERTEQFRLGKDHLLFDDAGRSWISFADFAIAMIDEVETPQFSRERFTVGY, encoded by the coding sequence ATGAGCAAAATCGCAATCATCGGCGCCACCGGTCGGGCCGGCAGCCAACTGTTGGAAGAGGCCCTGCGTCGTGGTCACAGCGTGACGGCCATTGCCCGCAATACCGCAAAAATCGGCGAAAGGGCCGGGGTGGTCTGCCAGCAGTTGGACGTGTTGGACAGCGAGGCCTTGATCGCAGCCGTCACCGGTCATGACGTGGTGATCAGCGCGGCCCACTTTGCCAGCGTGCCAGCCGACAAGCTCATCGCGCCACTGAAGGCCGCTGGGGTCAAGCGGCTGCTGGTAGTGGGCGGGGCCGGTTCGTTGTTGCTGCCGGACAACAGCCGGGTGATCGACAGCGAGGGCTTCCCGGAGGAATACCTTGCCGAAGCCAGCGCCGGTGCGTTGTTCCTCGACGTGCTGCGCAAGGAGCAGGACCTGGACTGGACCTTCCTCTCGCCTTCGGCGGAGTTCGTCGAAACCGAGCGCACGGAGCAGTTTCGTCTCGGCAAGGATCACCTGTTGTTCGACGATGCCGGACGCAGTTGGATCAGCTTTGCCGATTTCGCCATCGCGATGATCGATGAAGTGGAAACGCCGCAGTTTTCGCGGGAGCGGTTCACCGTCGGGTACTGA
- a CDS encoding GlpM family protein produces the protein MFKAALGAAVVVILAMLAKTKNYYIAGLVPLFPTFALIAHYIVGKGRSVEDLKTTIVFGMWSIIPYFVYLATLYVMVDRMRLEASLAVAAVAWLMAATVLVSVWVRVHG, from the coding sequence ATTTTCAAGGCGGCGCTGGGTGCGGCCGTGGTGGTCATCCTGGCGATGCTGGCCAAGACCAAAAACTATTACATCGCCGGGCTGGTGCCGCTGTTCCCGACATTCGCCCTGATCGCCCATTACATTGTCGGCAAAGGCCGCTCGGTAGAGGACCTGAAGACCACCATCGTGTTTGGAATGTGGTCGATCATTCCGTATTTCGTCTATCTGGCGACGCTGTATGTAATGGTCGACCGCATGCGCCTGGAGGCGTCCCTGGCCGTGGCGGCGGTGGCATGGCTGATGGCCGCGACGGTGCTGGTCAGCGTCTGGGTGAGGGTTCACGGCTGA